Proteins from a genomic interval of Clostridium sp. AN503:
- a CDS encoding helix-turn-helix domain-containing protein codes for MSKKGYSKEEREQVRRDLLEVGLEMLSQRGLKGTTLQDILQAVGISKPFFYGNYYTSLAELVIHIINYEITLLLREVQQSAENQDMSLEEMIHHFLDMVTHSRQHHFFVMTQEEEMWVYKHLNPEEFETYQQGQARFYEQVLALWQIPQEKCTPKELGNLILSVILIYNSAARSLPFFFPEELERTAQAQATALSRYLASLADTDK; via the coding sequence ATGTCAAAAAAGGGCTATTCCAAGGAAGAACGGGAGCAGGTGAGGCGGGATTTGCTGGAGGTGGGGCTGGAAATGCTGTCCCAGCGGGGACTGAAAGGCACCACCCTCCAGGACATCCTCCAAGCTGTCGGCATCTCCAAGCCGTTCTTTTACGGGAACTATTATACCTCCCTGGCCGAGCTGGTGATCCACATCATCAACTACGAGATCACGCTTTTGCTCCGGGAAGTACAGCAAAGCGCGGAAAACCAGGATATGAGCTTGGAAGAAATGATTCATCATTTTTTGGATATGGTCACACATAGCCGCCAGCACCATTTTTTTGTGATGACCCAAGAGGAGGAAATGTGGGTATATAAGCATTTAAACCCAGAGGAGTTTGAAACTTACCAGCAGGGGCAGGCGCGGTTTTATGAACAGGTGCTGGCTCTCTGGCAGATCCCTCAGGAAAAATGCACCCCTAAGGAGTTGGGCAATCTGATCCTCTCCGTCATCCTGATTTACAACTCGGCGGCCCGGTCTCTCCCGTTCTTTTTCCCGGAGGAATTGGAGCGGACGGCCCAGGCCCAGGCAACCGCCCTTTCCCGGTATCTGGCCTCTTTGGCCGACACAGACAAATAA
- a CDS encoding GHKL domain-containing protein, protein MVAYLASGTSASITFLIAPLWIQAKSDWAALGIVQSFFTFIMIATIYQIILKKFLWRGGLPSQYLAVFFLPVSLVVIVEQYILNQVYGMTIVIEGEKITKPIADNWQILMIQLFAYLGLFSILYACQKLSEDFSNRMRCQLLEQEIASQRVYVEESNLRYLQTQSFRHDVKQHFLVLNGLLEQGEVQMAKDYLDKLERIPEQLSYPCKTGNTVVDTLLSSKLSIAGQYGIRVECTVKIPSSCNLDDLDLCVLFSNAVDNAVYACRQQEGSDSFIYISGKQKGDFFMLEIENSCPCGSVYKKGTGLSNIEAVAEKYNGAVTTQLQEGCFILNVLLVISRSFGDISCSPH, encoded by the coding sequence TTGGTCGCATATCTGGCAAGCGGTACAAGCGCATCTATAACGTTTTTAATTGCCCCGCTCTGGATTCAAGCAAAATCCGACTGGGCGGCGCTGGGCATAGTACAGTCTTTTTTTACTTTCATTATGATAGCAACTATCTATCAGATCATCCTTAAAAAGTTTTTATGGCGCGGCGGCCTGCCCAGTCAATATTTGGCAGTTTTTTTCCTCCCCGTTTCTCTGGTCGTGATCGTAGAACAATATATCCTTAATCAGGTCTATGGTATGACGATTGTCATTGAAGGTGAAAAAATCACAAAGCCAATCGCAGATAACTGGCAGATATTGATGATACAATTATTCGCATATTTGGGTTTATTTAGCATCCTGTATGCCTGTCAAAAATTATCAGAAGATTTTTCAAATCGTATGCGCTGTCAATTATTGGAACAAGAGATTGCATCACAGCGGGTTTATGTAGAAGAATCAAACTTACGCTATCTGCAAACCCAATCCTTCCGGCATGATGTGAAGCAGCATTTTCTGGTCTTAAACGGATTGTTGGAGCAGGGCGAAGTACAAATGGCAAAGGATTATTTAGATAAACTCGAAAGGATACCGGAACAGCTTTCTTACCCATGTAAAACAGGAAATACGGTAGTAGATACCCTGCTGAGCAGTAAACTAAGCATAGCGGGCCAATATGGAATTCGCGTCGAATGTACGGTGAAAATACCATCATCCTGCAATCTGGATGATCTGGACCTGTGTGTTCTCTTTTCAAATGCTGTGGACAATGCGGTTTATGCCTGCCGGCAACAAGAAGGATCAGACAGCTTCATCTATATCTCCGGAAAACAGAAGGGAGACTTTTTTATGCTTGAGATCGAAAATAGCTGTCCTTGTGGAAGTGTGTATAAAAAAGGAACCGGATTATCCAATATAGAAGCTGTTGCTGAGAAATATAACGGCGCTGTAACAACACAACTACAGGAGGGCTGTTTCATCCTGAATGTTTTACTTGTCATCTCGCGAAGTTTTGGCGACATCTCATGCAGCCCTCATTGA
- a CDS encoding ABC transporter permease subunit yields the protein MLNNIIDTLTMIPYIVPGSVVGISMVMAFSTGRIVLTGTVAIMVIAISIRRMPYTIRSSVAALQQIPITVEEAAESLGSSRIKTFVEITIPMMANGIISGAVISWITILTELSSSIILYSSKTTTLTLSTYIFVSRGTYGAAAASASILTLFTVASLLLFFKLSKTDELTL from the coding sequence TTGTTGAATAACATCATTGACACACTGACCATGATCCCTTATATTGTGCCGGGATCGGTCGTAGGTATCTCCATGGTGATGGCGTTCAGTACCGGAAGGATCGTGTTGACCGGAACCGTAGCGATCATGGTGATAGCGATCAGTATACGCCGGATGCCCTATACCATACGAAGCAGCGTTGCGGCGCTCCAGCAGATCCCTATTACGGTGGAAGAGGCGGCGGAAAGCCTGGGCTCTTCCAGAATAAAAACATTTGTGGAGATTACCATCCCTATGATGGCGAATGGTATCATATCAGGAGCTGTCATTAGCTGGATCACCATACTGACAGAGCTGTCATCATCGATCATCCTGTACAGCTCAAAGACTACGACACTGACGCTGTCAACGTACATCTTTGTCTCCAGAGGAACCTACGGTGCGGCTGCGGCTTCCGCATCTATTTTGACATTGTTCACGGTAGCCTCTCTGCTCCTGTTTTTCAAGCTGTCCAAAACGGATGAGCTTACCTTATAG
- a CDS encoding DeoR/GlpR family DNA-binding transcription regulator, translated as MKKEKAYVENRRMQIVEIVKKNPTVRVEYLARLFGVSLMTIRRDLQEMENKKLLTRTHGGAVLAEQTEDEVQMCRRRIAMFAASLVEDGDSLFINTSRNALQMLEYIQCENVTVITNNGKAIYSEHSPEVSVILSGGELRHPKDAMVGDFALRNLQTIYAKKAFVGCSGISAQTGMTTEIFNEVSINELMINHATQDVYLLADHTKIGSNSSFISCPIEKINYLITDEKAPEDALEMIREKGVQVYQV; from the coding sequence ATGAAGAAAGAAAAAGCTTATGTTGAGAACCGGAGAATGCAGATCGTAGAGATTGTGAAGAAAAACCCCACCGTCAGGGTGGAATATCTGGCCCGGCTGTTCGGGGTGTCGCTTATGACTATCCGGAGAGACTTGCAGGAGATGGAGAACAAAAAGCTTCTGACCAGGACCCATGGAGGCGCTGTATTGGCAGAGCAAACGGAGGACGAGGTGCAGATGTGCCGCAGACGTATCGCCATGTTTGCGGCTTCCCTGGTGGAAGACGGGGATTCCCTGTTTATCAACACCAGCCGCAATGCACTGCAGATGCTGGAATACATTCAGTGTGAGAATGTAACGGTGATCACCAATAACGGAAAAGCCATATACAGTGAGCACTCCCCGGAGGTCAGCGTGATCCTTTCCGGCGGCGAGCTGCGCCATCCAAAGGATGCCATGGTAGGAGATTTTGCACTGCGCAATCTACAGACTATTTATGCGAAGAAAGCATTTGTGGGCTGTTCCGGGATCAGCGCACAGACCGGTATGACAACGGAGATATTCAACGAAGTCAGCATCAATGAACTGATGATCAACCATGCGACACAAGATGTATATCTGTTGGCAGATCACACAAAGATCGGAAGCAACAGCAGTTTTATCAGCTGCCCCATTGAGAAGATCAATTATCTGATCACGGATGAGAAAGCACCTGAAGATGCGCTTGAGATGATACGGGAAAAAGGTGTGCAGGTTTACCAGGTATAA
- a CDS encoding transporter substrate-binding domain-containing protein, which produces MKKNMKRVMAAGIAALMAVSMTACGGGSAESTTAAQKSETAAAGNEAAGSEGAGATEASGEKKVLKVAMECAYAPYNWTQPDDKNGAVPIADSNEFAYGYDVMMAKKICEELGYELQIVRLDWDSLIPALQSGQADCVIAGQSITSERLQAVDFSEPYYYATIVTLVKKGGKYENAASVTDLAGATATSQQSTIWYDRCLPQIPDANILSATANAPDMLMSLNAGKCDIVVTDQPTGKGALVAYPDFKMIEFGGGDADFQVSDEDINIGISMKKGNTELKTAIDSVLSKMTKEDYSAMMDEAISVQPLAN; this is translated from the coding sequence ATGAAAAAGAACATGAAGAGAGTAATGGCAGCAGGGATCGCGGCACTGATGGCTGTATCCATGACCGCTTGCGGCGGCGGCAGCGCCGAGTCCACCACAGCGGCGCAGAAATCAGAAACAGCGGCAGCCGGCAATGAAGCGGCCGGAAGCGAAGGGGCAGGAGCTACCGAAGCATCTGGAGAGAAAAAGGTTTTGAAGGTTGCTATGGAGTGCGCCTATGCGCCATACAACTGGACACAGCCGGATGATAAGAACGGCGCGGTGCCGATCGCTGACAGCAATGAATTCGCTTACGGCTATGATGTTATGATGGCGAAGAAGATCTGTGAGGAGCTGGGCTACGAGCTCCAGATCGTCCGTCTTGACTGGGATTCCCTGATTCCGGCTCTGCAGAGCGGACAGGCGGACTGCGTGATCGCGGGACAGTCTATCACCTCAGAGCGTCTGCAGGCAGTGGATTTCTCAGAGCCGTATTATTATGCTACCATTGTGACCCTGGTAAAGAAGGGCGGCAAATACGAGAATGCTGCCAGTGTTACGGATCTGGCAGGCGCTACGGCTACCTCCCAGCAGAGCACGATCTGGTATGACAGATGCCTTCCGCAGATCCCGGATGCCAACATCCTGTCTGCTACAGCTAACGCACCGGATATGCTGATGTCCTTAAACGCAGGCAAGTGCGATATTGTGGTGACTGACCAGCCTACCGGAAAGGGCGCTCTGGTTGCTTATCCGGATTTTAAGATGATCGAGTTTGGCGGCGGAGACGCTGATTTCCAGGTGAGCGATGAAGATATCAACATCGGTATCTCCATGAAGAAGGGCAATACAGAATTAAAGACCGCCATCGACAGCGTGCTGTCCAAGATGACAAAGGAAGACTATTCTGCCATGATGGATGAAGCGATCTCGGTTCAGCCGCTGGCAAACTAA
- a CDS encoding amino acid ABC transporter permease, with translation MPTDFFGRVMVVFERYGMSMLQGAGSSLKIAIVGTVVGCIIGFAVGIVQTIPVEQKDNPVKKGILWVVKLVLNAYVEFFRGTPMMAQAMFIYYGLLPLMSLNLTIWQAAYFILSINTGAYMAETVRGGILSIDPGQTEGAKAIGMTHVQTMLFVILPQALRNLMPQIGNNLIINIKDSCVLSVIGVAELLYKTKAAAGALYLNFETYTITMIMYFIMTFACSRLLRWVENRMDGSDNYDLATTDTLAYTSGMHRYKEKKKEED, from the coding sequence ATGCCAACAGACTTTTTCGGCCGTGTCATGGTTGTATTTGAGCGGTATGGAATGTCCATGCTGCAGGGCGCGGGATCCAGCTTAAAGATCGCGATCGTGGGTACGGTTGTGGGCTGCATCATCGGTTTCGCAGTGGGTATCGTGCAGACGATCCCGGTAGAACAGAAGGACAACCCGGTAAAAAAGGGAATCTTATGGGTGGTCAAGCTGGTCTTGAATGCCTATGTGGAATTTTTCCGCGGCACCCCGATGATGGCGCAGGCGATGTTTATCTATTATGGCCTGCTTCCACTGATGAGTTTAAACCTGACCATATGGCAGGCAGCTTACTTTATCCTGTCTATCAATACAGGCGCTTACATGGCTGAGACGGTCCGCGGCGGTATCCTTTCCATTGATCCGGGACAGACGGAGGGGGCCAAGGCCATCGGTATGACCCATGTGCAGACCATGCTGTTTGTGATCCTGCCCCAGGCGCTGCGCAATCTGATGCCGCAGATCGGCAATAACCTGATCATCAATATCAAGGACAGCTGCGTGCTTTCCGTGATCGGTGTTGCAGAGCTGCTTTACAAGACGAAAGCGGCGGCAGGCGCCCTGTATCTGAATTTTGAGACCTATACCATCACCATGATCATGTATTTTATCATGACCTTCGCCTGTTCCCGCCTCCTGCGCTGGGTAGAGAACCGGATGGATGGTTCGGACAATTATGACCTGGCGACGACAGACACGCTGGCCTACACCAGCGGTATGCACCGTTACAAGGAAAAGAAGAAGGAGGAAGACTGA
- a CDS encoding amino acid ABC transporter ATP-binding protein, giving the protein MANQHVLEIRHLSKSFGKHVVLRDIDFNVDTGDVTCIIGASGSGKSTLLRCINMLETPTTGEILYHENDITGAGVDVPAYRSKVGMVFQSFNLFNNMTVLENCMIGQTKVLKKSKEEAHKNAMKYLEKVGMAPYINAKPKQISGGQKQRVAIARALAMEPEVLLFDEPTSALDPQMVGEVLAVMRTLAKEGITMIIVTHEMAFARDVSNHVVFMADGVIEEAGRPEEIFGNPKKAKTQEFLSRFRQG; this is encoded by the coding sequence ATGGCCAATCAACATGTACTGGAAATCCGCCACTTGAGCAAATCCTTCGGAAAGCATGTAGTACTGCGTGACATTGATTTCAATGTGGATACCGGGGATGTGACCTGTATCATCGGGGCTTCCGGTTCCGGCAAATCCACGCTGCTTCGCTGCATCAACATGCTGGAGACCCCGACTACGGGAGAGATCCTTTACCATGAGAATGATATTACGGGAGCGGGAGTGGATGTCCCCGCATACCGGTCCAAGGTAGGGATGGTGTTCCAGAGCTTTAACCTGTTCAACAATATGACAGTCCTGGAAAACTGCATGATCGGGCAGACAAAGGTCCTGAAAAAGTCAAAAGAAGAAGCACATAAAAATGCCATGAAATATTTGGAAAAGGTTGGCATGGCGCCTTATATCAACGCGAAGCCGAAGCAGATATCCGGCGGACAGAAGCAGCGTGTGGCGATCGCCCGCGCCCTGGCTATGGAGCCGGAGGTGCTTCTGTTCGATGAGCCGACCTCGGCCCTGGACCCCCAGATGGTGGGCGAGGTGCTGGCGGTTATGAGGACTTTGGCAAAGGAAGGGATCACGATGATCATTGTGACCCATGAGATGGCCTTTGCCCGCGATGTGTCAAACCATGTGGTGTTCATGGCGGACGGCGTGATCGAGGAGGCGGGGAGACCGGAGGAGATCTTCGGGAATCCTAAGAAGGCTAAGACGCAGGAGTTTTTGAGCCGGTTCCGGCAGGGGTAA
- a CDS encoding chromate transporter — translation MTIIWNLLYTFIKIGLFSIGGGYAIIPLIKEQVVDQAGWISETMFTDIITISQMTPGPLAVNTSTFVGLQIGGIGGAIAATLGCVLCGVILSLLLYCFFQKHRQSTYIFEILNGLKSASLGLIISAAATILLLAFFGTSTLQAAPHLNLPALVIFIIMLRLLRKHKTNPIAIMTISGIAGLLVYLPPA, via the coding sequence ATGACGATCATATGGAACCTGCTATATACATTTATAAAGATCGGCCTGTTCAGCATAGGCGGCGGCTACGCCATCATCCCGCTGATCAAAGAACAGGTGGTAGATCAGGCCGGGTGGATCAGTGAAACCATGTTTACAGACATCATCACCATATCCCAGATGACCCCCGGCCCTCTGGCCGTCAACACATCCACCTTTGTAGGCCTCCAGATCGGCGGGATCGGGGGCGCAATCGCCGCCACCCTCGGCTGTGTCCTGTGCGGTGTGATCCTGTCCCTGCTCCTGTACTGTTTTTTCCAGAAGCACAGACAGTCCACCTATATATTCGAGATCCTAAACGGCCTAAAATCCGCCTCCCTGGGCCTGATCATCTCCGCCGCAGCCACTATCCTCCTGCTGGCCTTTTTCGGCACCAGCACCCTTCAGGCCGCGCCCCATCTAAACCTGCCCGCCCTGGTTATATTCATCATTATGCTCCGTCTGCTGCGCAAACACAAAACCAACCCCATCGCCATCATGACTATCAGCGGCATAGCCGGCCTACTCGTCTACCTGCCGCCCGCGTAG
- a CDS encoding chromate transporter gives MKTLRNDREERISILKNTKKPYAWLLAVNLFISTFTFGGGYVVVPMIRRYFVEQKKYFTEEDLAGMAAVAQSTPGAIAINLSALSGYRVAGTPGAVLSCTAAVIPPLVILGLVSAFYTAFMSNVVVSAILKGMQAGVAALIVDLIIDMCAMILKERSLFLSALIPAAFLANFVLGINVALILLTCCALCAMRVFQERKKIK, from the coding sequence ATGAAGACTTTGAGAAACGATAGAGAAGAAAGGATTTCCATCTTGAAAAACACCAAAAAACCTTATGCCTGGCTTTTAGCCGTCAACCTGTTCATCAGCACCTTTACCTTCGGCGGTGGTTATGTGGTCGTGCCCATGATCCGCCGCTATTTTGTGGAACAAAAAAAGTATTTTACAGAAGAAGACCTGGCAGGGATGGCAGCCGTGGCCCAGTCAACTCCAGGCGCCATTGCCATCAATCTGTCGGCCCTGTCCGGCTACCGTGTGGCAGGCACGCCAGGGGCAGTCTTAAGCTGCACCGCAGCCGTCATTCCCCCGCTTGTGATCCTCGGACTTGTGTCCGCATTCTATACCGCCTTCATGTCCAATGTGGTTGTATCAGCGATACTGAAAGGAATGCAGGCCGGCGTAGCGGCCCTGATCGTGGATCTCATCATCGACATGTGCGCCATGATCCTAAAAGAGCGTTCCCTGTTTTTATCAGCCCTGATACCGGCCGCATTTCTCGCTAACTTTGTACTGGGGATCAATGTGGCGCTGATCCTGCTGACCTGCTGCGCCCTGTGCGCAATGCGCGTATTCCAGGAAAGGAAGAAAATAAAATGA
- a CDS encoding LysR family transcriptional regulator gives MNLRYLEILEAIEETGTFTGAAKKLHLTQSAVSHAIAELEAQTGTALFDRLPRGVCLTGCGAALLEESRGILAACRSLDRRIGHLEEHTPVNIVSSITIAAFLLPRILGVLKEQMPELPVNVRVVSAACSMDILQGGEADIAFWEGAEPQGAFRTVLLGSYGLCAACAPSFPVEKKTLAPRELCAYPLLLREQGSAIRDTFDGMLSLENLKAYPIWESVNSMALIKAAEAGLGITVLPDLLLAEPITQGRLRPVYLEGVDMRNNMLAVLHQDKYITRPLQTVLDVISNVAEPDDNLPL, from the coding sequence ATGAATCTGCGATATCTGGAGATTTTAGAAGCGATAGAAGAGACCGGGACGTTTACGGGCGCGGCAAAGAAACTGCATCTGACCCAGTCGGCAGTGTCCCATGCGATTGCAGAGCTTGAGGCACAGACGGGGACAGCGCTGTTTGACCGGCTGCCCCGCGGCGTATGTCTGACTGGCTGCGGCGCAGCGCTTTTGGAGGAATCCCGGGGAATTCTGGCTGCCTGCCGGAGCCTGGACAGACGGATCGGGCATCTGGAAGAACATACGCCGGTGAATATTGTATCCAGTATTACCATAGCGGCATTTCTTCTTCCCAGGATATTGGGCGTTTTAAAAGAACAGATGCCGGAGCTTCCGGTCAATGTCCGCGTGGTGAGCGCGGCCTGTTCTATGGATATCCTGCAGGGCGGTGAGGCGGATATTGCATTCTGGGAAGGTGCAGAACCTCAGGGGGCGTTTCGCACGGTTTTGTTGGGAAGTTATGGGCTATGTGCGGCCTGTGCGCCGTCCTTTCCTGTGGAAAAGAAGACCCTGGCGCCCCGCGAACTGTGTGCATATCCGCTGCTTTTGCGGGAACAGGGCAGCGCTATCCGGGATACCTTTGACGGAATGCTGTCACTGGAGAATCTCAAAGCTTATCCCATCTGGGAAAGCGTGAATTCCATGGCGCTTATCAAGGCGGCGGAGGCAGGGCTTGGTATCACGGTGCTGCCGGATCTGCTCCTGGCGGAGCCCATAACCCAGGGGAGGCTCAGGCCCGTATATCTGGAGGGCGTGGATATGAGAAACAACATGCTGGCAGTACTGCACCAGGATAAATATATCACCCGCCCGCTGCAGACTGTCCTGGATGTTATAAGCAATGTGGCGGAGCCGGATGACAACCTTCCACTATGA
- a CDS encoding MerR family transcriptional regulator, with protein MKTYRTSEIAAITGIHPNTVRLYEELNLIPKVKRKPNGYRVFTDYHVEQIRLARLAFQIEVLQNGLRKKIVQMVKRSAAGDFDGAILLTGEYLAQVRQERANAEEAIRLAEEILHGEAGGNEHFLKRKEVSEYLGISMDTLRNWEMNGLLTVKRKQNGYRVYTDDDIRRLKIIRSLRCANYSLEAILRMLSRLCEDPDADIREALDTPKQDEDIIAVCDRLITSLSGAEENAEALLGKLNNMKQEFS; from the coding sequence ATGAAAACTTACAGGACTTCAGAGATCGCAGCGATCACAGGCATCCACCCCAACACCGTAAGGCTCTATGAGGAGCTGAATCTGATTCCGAAGGTGAAGCGAAAGCCCAATGGCTACCGGGTATTTACAGACTATCATGTAGAACAGATCCGGCTCGCACGGCTTGCTTTTCAGATCGAGGTGCTGCAAAATGGACTGCGTAAAAAGATCGTGCAGATGGTCAAGCGGTCTGCTGCAGGGGATTTTGACGGGGCGATCCTGCTGACTGGAGAATATCTGGCGCAGGTCAGGCAGGAGCGGGCCAATGCGGAGGAGGCGATCCGGCTGGCAGAAGAGATCCTGCACGGGGAAGCCGGGGGGAATGAGCATTTCCTGAAGCGGAAAGAGGTTTCGGAGTATCTTGGGATATCCATGGATACGCTGCGGAACTGGGAAATGAATGGCCTTTTGACGGTAAAGCGGAAACAGAATGGCTACCGGGTTTACACAGATGACGATATCAGGCGGTTAAAGATCATCCGTTCTCTGCGCTGTGCAAACTACTCGCTTGAGGCGATTCTGCGTATGCTTTCCCGCCTCTGCGAGGACCCGGACGCGGATATCCGGGAGGCGCTTGATACGCCGAAGCAGGATGAAGACATTATCGCCGTCTGTGACAGGCTGATCACGTCTTTGTCAGGGGCAGAGGAAAATGCCGAAGCATTGCTTGGAAAACTTAATAATATGAAACAGGAATTTTCATGA
- a CDS encoding ABC transporter ATP-binding protein, with product MQDVIKVEQLEKSYGSLKAVDRLSLSVGRGTAFGLLGANGAGKSTTIECMLGTRRADGGIIKVLGMDPVKDRKRLFEKVGVQFQETSYQETITVEELCQVTASLYREPADWSGLLAAFGLSEKRKGAVKELSGGQRQRLFIVLALIPDPEVVFLDELTTGLDARARREVWGILQKLKEKGVTIFLTSHFMDEVEVLCDCICILKKGKTVFYGTVADAVKESPYDKLEDAYLWFTEEEDDHEII from the coding sequence ATGCAGGATGTAATAAAAGTGGAACAGCTGGAAAAATCCTACGGAAGCTTAAAAGCGGTGGACAGACTCAGCCTGTCGGTGGGGCGGGGTACGGCCTTTGGGCTTTTGGGAGCCAACGGCGCCGGAAAGAGCACCACGATCGAGTGTATGCTGGGGACCAGGAGGGCGGACGGAGGGATCATAAAAGTCCTTGGAATGGATCCGGTAAAAGACCGGAAACGGCTGTTTGAGAAGGTTGGAGTGCAGTTTCAGGAAACCAGTTACCAGGAGACCATCACGGTGGAGGAGCTTTGCCAGGTCACGGCGTCGCTGTACCGGGAGCCTGCGGACTGGTCCGGCCTGCTGGCTGCGTTTGGGCTTTCAGAAAAAAGAAAGGGTGCGGTGAAAGAGTTATCCGGCGGGCAGCGGCAGCGTCTGTTCATCGTGCTGGCGCTGATACCGGACCCGGAGGTGGTGTTTCTGGACGAACTGACCACAGGGCTTGACGCCAGGGCGCGGAGAGAGGTGTGGGGGATATTGCAGAAACTGAAGGAAAAAGGAGTGACCATATTCCTGACGTCTCATTTTATGGATGAAGTGGAAGTGTTGTGTGACTGCATCTGCATTTTGAAAAAGGGAAAAACCGTCTTCTACGGAACGGTTGCAGATGCGGTGAAGGAAAGCCCATATGACAAACTGGAGGACGCGTATCTCTGGTTCACAGAGGAGGAGGACGATCATGAAATCATTTAA
- a CDS encoding ABC transporter permease — translation MKSFKTMLKTELKLSLRGMDMLIFAICLPVVALVILGIIFGNKPAFPGADHTFLEQSFGALATISICAGGVMGLPLVVSDYRQKGILKRYRVTPVSPSKILVVQVTIYTLYAVASLALLYLTGTLFFHYQFRGSAVGFLWGYLLVIVSMFSIGMMVGGIAPNTKIAGVAASLLYFPMLIFSGATLPYEIMPEALQRVADILPLTQGIKLLKAASLGQPVEEAWIPVLVMAVTAVVCTGIAVKLFKWE, via the coding sequence ATGAAATCATTTAAGACTATGCTGAAAACTGAACTGAAATTGTCTCTGCGGGGGATGGATATGCTGATCTTTGCAATCTGTCTGCCGGTGGTGGCGCTGGTGATCCTGGGGATCATCTTTGGGAACAAGCCGGCTTTTCCGGGGGCAGATCACACGTTCCTGGAGCAGTCCTTCGGAGCGCTTGCTACGATCTCTATCTGTGCGGGAGGGGTGATGGGACTGCCGTTAGTGGTATCCGATTACCGCCAGAAAGGCATCCTGAAACGTTACCGGGTCACGCCCGTCAGCCCATCTAAGATCTTAGTGGTGCAGGTGACCATATATACCCTGTATGCGGTGGCTTCCCTGGCGCTTTTATACCTGACGGGAACGCTGTTTTTTCATTATCAGTTCCGCGGGAGTGCCGTGGGATTTCTCTGGGGGTATCTTCTGGTGATCGTTTCCATGTTCAGCATCGGCATGATGGTGGGCGGCATTGCGCCCAATACCAAAATAGCGGGAGTGGCTGCGAGCCTTCTGTATTTCCCGATGCTGATCTTTTCCGGAGCGACCCTTCCTTATGAGATCATGCCGGAAGCCTTGCAGCGGGTGGCGGATATCCTGCCTTTGACCCAGGGCATCAAGCTCTTAAAGGCCGCTTCTCTGGGACAGCCGGTGGAAGAAGCCTGGATTCCCGTCCTTGTAATGGCGGTGACGGCAGTGGTATGTACCGGAATCGCGGTTAAGCTTTTTAAATGGGAGTAG